One part of the Eucalyptus grandis isolate ANBG69807.140 chromosome 10, ASM1654582v1, whole genome shotgun sequence genome encodes these proteins:
- the LOC104423015 gene encoding uncharacterized protein LOC104423015 → MAVKPTVALRAILVGGLAAFAKIGGVMKAAGGVKLGAAAAAVTAAATAAVSSKQDQKDAPRQS, encoded by the coding sequence ATGGCAGTTAAACCCACAGTTGCATTGAGGGCTATCCTTGTTGGGGGGTTAGCCGCATTTGCGAAAATAGGTGGCGTTATGAAGGCCGCAGGTGGTGTAAAGTTGGGGGCGGCTGCAGCTGCAGTGACGGCTGCCGCAACTGCAGCTGTGAGCTCTAAGCAGGATCAGAAAGATGCTCCCCGCCAATCCTGA
- the LOC104424131 gene encoding LOB domain-containing protein 22-like, translating into MNFSSPRPTSASTASSSPSPITAAAATTTSTSSASKSSSTTPACAACKYQRRKCEPNCLLAPYFPYDRQHQFLNAHKLFGVSNITKVIKNLAPHEKDEAMRTIIYQSDARAHDPVLGCYRIIRDLHRQIEFCQAELEFVLRQLELCRAQAQAQQEAAMQQMMDPGAAGAGAGPVGCDIVSRGDLLGQGYGYVQPTAGHPGQEVEGYIGNGQDGNDQASLQDFGAWAMQVSTFPSDFQIKQGFEGGCDDMRPIMDIADDRNDGLNLEGEIIDERSDHHQAILEDHKTELTEEEDDPRQQVLDHDLKGAATLFTLTNCTS; encoded by the exons ATGAACTTCTCCTCCCCACGTCCCACCTCAGCATCGACAGCATCCTCCTCTCCTTCCCCCataaccgccgccgccgccaccaccacctcgACTTCCTCCGCCTCCAAGAGCAGCTCCACCACCCCGGCCTGCGCCGCGTGCAAGTACCAGCGCCGGAAATGCGAGCCCAACTGCCTCCTCGCCCCCTACTTCCCCTATGACCGCCAGCACCAGTTCCTCAACGCCCACAAGCTCTTCGGCGTCAGCAACATCACCAAGGTCATCAAGAACCTCGCCCCGCACGAGAAGGACGAGGCCATGCGCACCATCATCTACCAGTCCGACGCCCGCGCCCACGACCCCGTCCTCGGGTGCTACCGCATCATCCGCGACCTCCACCGCCAGATCGAGTTCTGCCAGGCCGAGCTCGAGTTCGTCCTCCGCCAGCTCGAGCTCTGCCGCgcccaggctcaggcccagCAGGAGGCCGCCATGCAGCAGATGATGGATCCCGGGGCGGCGGGGGCTGGGGCGGGGCCGGTCGGCTGCGACATCGTGAGCCGGGGGGATCTGCTGGGGCAGGGGTACGGCTATGTCCAGCCGACCGCCGGCCATCCGGGCCAGGAAGTGGAAGGTTATATCGGTAATGGCCAGGACGGGAACGATCAGGCGTCTTTGCAGGATTTCGGTGCATGGGCCATGCAGGTCTCCACGTTCCCGTCGGACTTTCAGATCAAGCAGGGGTTTGAAGGTGGATGTGATGATATGAGGCCCATTATGGACATTGCAGACGACAGGAACGATGGCCTCAATTTGGAAGGCGAAATCATCGACGAGAGAAG CGATCATCATCAAGCCATCTTGGAAGATCACAAAACGGAGCtaacagaagaagaagatgatccccGCCAACAAGTCCTTGATCACGATCTGAAAGGCGCGGCTACTTTATTCACCCTCACAAATTGTACAAGCTAG
- the LOC104423016 gene encoding ABC transporter I family member 17 yields the protein MPAASNHQPDPSPDEEAQEHLLVVDIGDGVKEDRAKFEVKGLNKVSDAGDPILREINLEIPQGKIVGIIGPSGSGKSTLLRALNRLWEPPSGTVFLDGEDIKNLDVLSLRRKVGMLFQLPAMFEGTVADNVRYGPQLMGKKLSDGEVFKLLNLADLDSSLFSRAGSELSVGQAQRVALARTLANEPEVLLLDEPTSALDPISTQNIEDVLVKLKKTQGLTTIMVSHSIKQIQRIADVVCLLVSGELVEVLTPDRLSEAKHPMAQRFLQLSN from the exons ATGCCCGCGGCTTCCAACCATCAGCCCGACCCGTCTCCCG ATGAGGAGGCTCAAGAGCACTTGCTCGTCGTGGACATCGGCGACGGCGTCAAGGAGGACCGGGCCAAGTTCGAGGTCAAAGGCCTGAACAAGGTTTCCGATGCCGGGGACCCCATCCTGAGAGAGATCAACCTGGAGATCCCGCAAGGGAAGATCGTGGGCATCATCGGGCCGAGCGGGAGCGGCAAGTCCACGCTCCTGAGGGCCCTGAACCGGTTGTGGGAGCCGCCGTCCGGCACCGTGTTCTTGGACGGCGAGGACATTAAGAATCTCGACGTGCTCAGCCTTCGGCGGAAGGTCGGGATGCTGTTTCAGCTTCCCGCGATGTTTGAAG GCACAGTTGCGGATAATGTCAGATATGGACCACAACTGATGGGGAAGAAGCTAAGCGATGGTGAAGTGTTCAAGTTGCTGAACCTTGCCGACCTCGATTCCTCTCTCTTCAGCAGAGCCGGCTCAGAACTCTCTGTCGGTCAGGCCCAGAGAGTGGCACTTGCGAGGACACTAGCTAACGAACCAGAG GTTCTTCTGCTGGATGAGCCGACAAGTGCGTTGGACCCAATCTCGACACAAAACATCGAGGACGTGCTAGTGAAGCTGAAGAAGACTCAAGGATTGACGACCATAATGGTCTCCCACAGCATCAAACAGATTCAGAGGATTGCCGACGTGGTTTGCCTCCTGGTGAGCGGTGAACTGGTGGAAGTTTTGACTCCTGATCGTCTCTCGGAAGCCAAGCATCCCATGGCACAGAGATTCCTGCAACTCAGCAACTGA
- the LOC104423017 gene encoding NDR1/HIN1-like protein 6: MADRPFPPTTKSPAAANGGGLTANGSFPATKGQLYGEATRSAAYRPQPMKGGRRRRHRRGCCCRCCLWTTVALLVVLLLIGAAAAVFYVLYRPQRPTFTVTSLKVSYINITTSSSTLSSKFDLTVSARNPNSKLVYIYSPTSVSVVSADGGGVDLGDATIPAFVHGKKNTTVLKTSIASTGQQVDSTAASALKSGLKSKNGLALKIRLETKVKVKIGGLKTPRVGIRVTCGGIRATAPAAGKSAATASTASAKCKVDTRIRIWNWTL; the protein is encoded by the coding sequence ATGGCCGACAGACCCTTCCCTCCCACCACCAAGtcccccgccgccgccaacGGTGGCGGCCTCACGGCCAACGGCTCCTTCCCCGCCACCAAGGGCCAACTCTACGGCGAAGCCACCCGCTCCGCCGCCTACCGCCCGCAGCCCATGAAGGGCGGCCGCCGACGCCGACACCGCCGCggctgctgctgccgctgctgccTCTGGACCACCGTCGCCCtcctcgtcgtcctcctcctcatcggcgccgccgccgccgtcttcTACGTCCTCTACCGCCCGCAACGCCCCACCTTCACCGTGACCTCCCTCAAGGTCTCCTACATAAACATCACCACCTCGTCCTCCACCCTCAGCTCCAAGTTCGACCTCACCGTCTCCGCTCGGAACCCCAACAGCAAGCTCGTGTACATCTACAGCCCGACTTCGGTGTCGGTCGTCAGCGccgacggcggcggcgtcgaCCTGGGCGACGCGACGATCCCGGCCTTCGTGCACGGGAAGAAGAACACAACGGTGCTGAAGACGTCGATCGCCAGCACCGGCCAGCAGGTGGACAGCACCGCCGCGAGCGCGCTGAAGTCGGGCCTGAAGAGCAAGAACGGGCTGGCGCTGAAGATCAGGCTGGAGACGAAGGTGAAGGTGAAGATCGGCGGCTTGAAGACGCCGAGGGTCGGAATCCGCGTCACCTGCGGCGGTATCAGGGCGACCGCTCCCGCCGCCGGGAAGTCGGCTGCCACGGCGTCGACGGCGAGCGCGAAGTGCAAGGTGGATACGAGGATCAGGATCTGGAACTGGACGCTTTAG